A window of Micromonospora eburnea genomic DNA:
TCGGCCGGCCGCCGGGGCGGCAGGATCCGGCGGATTTTGTGCTGTCGGACTTCTCCTCGGTGGAGCGCAAGGAGTTGGAGTTCCTGGTCGACCGGGCGGCGGACGTGGTCGAGTCGGTGGTCACCCGCGGGGTGGAGCCGACGCAGAACCTGTACCACGGCGGGTGAGTTCCGGGCGGGCCGTACCGGATTCGGCGGGTACGGGTCGGTAGTCTGCGCCTTTCTGCCGGCGGATGCCGGCTGGCGGCGGGCGACGGGAGCGGAACCATGGGCAGTCCCCCGATCATCGACGGCGGGTTCGCCCGGTGGCTGGCGGCGCGGGCCGGGCAGGCGCTGACGACCCTGCGTACGGAGATGGGCTTCGCGGACCCGGGGGCGTTGAAGTCGGCCGGGGACAAGGTCTCGCACGACCTGATCCGTACCGAGCTGGCGAGGTGGCGGCCGGGGGACGCGGTGCTGTCGGAGGAGGACGAGGGCTCCCGGCTGGCCTGGACGGCCGAGGTGGGCTCCGACGTGGTGTCCCGGCTGACCGCGGACCGGGTGTGGATCATCGATCCGCTGGACGGTACCCGGGAGTTCTCCGAGGAGGGCCGATCGGACTGGGCGGTGCACGTGGCGCTCTGGGCGCGGCGCGCCCCGACGTCGCACGGCCTGGTCGCGGGCGCGGTGGCGTTGCCGGCGCAGCACCGGGTGCTGGGCACGGACCATGCGCCGGCGTACCCCCCGATGACGGTGGAGGCGGCGACCCCGGGCGGCGGGCGGACCATCCGGTTGGCGGCGAGTCGTAGCCGCCCACCGGTGTTTCTGGCCGAGCTGGCCGAGGACATCGGCGCTCATCTGGTGCCGATGGGCTCGGCGGGCGCGAAGATCGCCGCTGTGGTCACCGGTGAGGTCGACGCGTACATCCACGCCGGCGGCCAGTACGAGTGGGACTCGGCGGCCCCGGTAGCTGTGGCGACGGCCACCGGGCTGCACGCTTCCCGGATCGACGGTTCTGCGCTGAAATACAACGAGGCCGATCCCCGCCTGCCGGACCTGTTGGTCTGCCGGAAGGATCTCGCCAGTCGGTTGCTTGCAGCGTTGCAGCGGCATTCCGGGTAGCCTGAACGTTCATCTTGACGAGTCCGACCGGAAAGGTCTGGAATCCCGATGTGCGGATCCGAGCGAATCGAACTGGTGTCATGACATCCCCCGCCGCGTACCAGGTGTCCCACCTCGACGCGTTGGAGGCGGAGAGCATCTTCGTGATGCGCGA
This region includes:
- a CDS encoding inositol monophosphatase family protein, with product MGSPPIIDGGFARWLAARAGQALTTLRTEMGFADPGALKSAGDKVSHDLIRTELARWRPGDAVLSEEDEGSRLAWTAEVGSDVVSRLTADRVWIIDPLDGTREFSEEGRSDWAVHVALWARRAPTSHGLVAGAVALPAQHRVLGTDHAPAYPPMTVEAATPGGGRTIRLAASRSRPPVFLAELAEDIGAHLVPMGSAGAKIAAVVTGEVDAYIHAGGQYEWDSAAPVAVATATGLHASRIDGSALKYNEADPRLPDLLVCRKDLASRLLAALQRHSG